The DNA segment TACCGTAGTCTTTCAGCCATGTTGTAACAATCAAAACTACCGGCCAACCATTCACCGGCCATGCGCATCTCTTTTTCCGCCCGGTCGGCAGCCCTCAGCATTCCAAATTCCATTGGAAATCTAAAGTTCACTACCACATCACGTTCGTTCAAATCCATGGTCGTAAAATAAGCCGCGAACACAGTTTTTTCGTTCTTTCCTAATATCTTCATCATGATAATTCTACTTGTGTAAATATAAATACAACATTATACTCTATCTATTATCTCCTCATCAGTCATTCAGTGCACTGCCTCAGGCACAGGCAACTGTGCATACTTCATGCCGATAGCCCTCAGTTCAGAGAACCAACGTCCCTCATATTCGCGGCTCGACATCCCGACGCCAACCTCAACCGTGCGCCCTGTTTGTTGCGCCCAAGGTACAAGTTCGCCAAATGCAGTCAGCGCCAAAGTCTGCGGATAAGCCTCAATGGTTTTGATAATAATCGTACATTTTGTAATACACTGTCCGTCACGTCCCTGAAAACTCTCAGCGGGAGTAGCACCCGCAATTCTTGCAATTACTGTTGTAATCATTTTATTATTATTTTAAATTTACTTTCTCTTTCAATTTTCACCCCAATAAATATTATAGAGGTGCTGAATAATTATCCCGCTCTATAAGTGGAAGTATTCCCTCTTTTTTCAGTTTATGATAGATGAATAGTCGTCCCTGTTGCGTCCAGCGTGTGTACATTTTGGCTCCTTGCGAACCATCAAACTTTAAATATGTTACAGTATTACTCTGTACATAGCCCATTGTCTTAAAACTCGCATACAGAATCCACTGCTCATTCTGGCGGAATTGAACATTCATATCTCTCAACAGTTCGTTAAACGCACGGGCACTGTATCCATAATCCTGAGCAATCTGAGTTATTGTAACCGTCTGCTTCGAAGTGAGCACCATAGCACAATAGTCTGCCATCGGTTTTATCTCATCTATCTTACGTGTCAGCATCAGTCGTTCGCCTTCTGCATTCTGTCGGGCTATCCGTTCCTGTTTCAGAGCAGAGAGTAGAGAGATGCCAAAATCAGGATTCTTCATTATGCGTTCTATAGTATCATCCGTTGCATACGCTCCATGCTTACGGATGGACGGAAGAACATCTGAAGTTACCCACTTTCGAAACTTTCTAGCCTCAGGTTTTCGCGAATCAAAAATAGTGTCGTAAAGCCCATCCTCATTTACGAAGATCAGCAAGTTTTTTCTTCCTCGTATATCTTTCACGCTATGTTTTGAAAACATACCGTCGCTAATACGACGTTTTACATTAGGAGCTTCCAAATCCAGAGCTTTGCATACATCCGACAGACAGAATAGCGGTTCGCCGTTGTCATCAAGAATAATGCGAATTTGACCGAAGTCTTCATTCTTGAAAATTTGTATTTCCTTCATAATTATATTATTTATGTTAGAATGTTTGTCCGAGATTTGGAGCTGGCCAGTCATCCGCATCCCTT comes from the Xylanibacter oryzae DSM 17970 genome and includes:
- a CDS encoding phage antirepressor; the encoded protein is MKEIQIFKNEDFGQIRIILDDNGEPLFCLSDVCKALDLEAPNVKRRISDGMFSKHSVKDIRGRKNLLIFVNEDGLYDTIFDSRKPEARKFRKWVTSDVLPSIRKHGAYATDDTIERIMKNPDFGISLLSALKQERIARQNAEGERLMLTRKIDEIKPMADYCAMVLTSKQTVTITQIAQDYGYSARAFNELLRDMNVQFRQNEQWILYASFKTMGYVQSNTVTYLKFDGSQGAKMYTRWTQQGRLFIYHKLKKEGILPLIERDNYSAPL
- a CDS encoding DUF3127 domain-containing protein, producing MITTVIARIAGATPAESFQGRDGQCITKCTIIIKTIEAYPQTLALTAFGELVPWAQQTGRTVEVGVGMSSREYEGRWFSELRAIGMKYAQLPVPEAVH